The region CGGGCGTCCGGATCGGCGTCGCCACCGATGGCGGAGACGTCTATGACTACTCCGGAGTACGGATCGGAACGGTGACCTCGACCGGCGACGCGTACGACCACGGCGGGGTTCGGATCGGGAAGGTGCACCTCGCACGCTGAGTCGACGCCGGGGGCGGGACCGTCTTCACCGGCCGGCTCCGCCTCCGGGCGTCGTGAGGCAGCGGCCCGGCTCGGCGCTCGTCTCCGGCACGGGGAGGACGAGGACGGGGCAGCTCGCCGCCTGCACGAGTGTCAATCCGCACGCCCGTGCTCCCGGCGAGTGCGGGCCGAGGACCACGAGCTGGGCGCTGTCGGACAGCTCCAGCAGTGCCCATGCCGGATGGCCGCGGACCACGGACTCCCGCACAGGCAGGTCGGGGTGATCCGCGGCCAGCCCGGCAAGGCACTCCGCGAGCAGCCGCTCCGAGGCCTCCCTGCCGGGTTCGCGCTCGCCGCGCCCCAGGCGCCGGAGGACGTCCGGGAGCCGCTCGGGCCACACGTACACCGCGTGCAGCATCGCCCCGCGGCGCTCCGCCAGCTGTGCGGCGGCCTCCACGACGTGCCGGCTCTGCGGTGTCCCGTCGACGGCGACGACGATCGGCCGGTCCCTGTCCGGCACCGGGCGCCCCGGCGCGAACCGCACGACGGCCACAGGACCCGTCGCCGAGCGGGAGAGGGTCGCCGCCGTCGACCCGAGCGCGATCGACGGGCGACCTCCGGACCCGCGGTGTCCGACGACGGTGAGCTGCACGTCCGGGGCGAGCCGGGACAGCACGGGGGTGGGCCGGCCGATGACGGCCCGGGTCTTGATCGCGACGTCCGGCGCGGCGGTCCGGGCGATGGTCACGGCCACGTCGAGCAGGCTGTGCGCCACGAGCGGAGGGCCACCCGGCGCCGTTTGCAGCGCGCAGACGATCAGCAGCGTGCAGCCACGGAGTTGGGCCTCCTCGGCCGCCCAGCGCACAGCGAGGCCGGCTGCTGCCGAACCGTCGGTGCCGACCAGCACGGGACGTCCGGGCGCGGTGGCGGGGTGTGAGGGAATCTGCATGGCGCGACGGTCCCCGAAGGCCGGTCGCCGGGGCAGGTGCCGAGCGGCCCGCCTCCACCTGCCGGAGGGCCTTGACCGTCACGGGTGACGGCAGGGGTCAGCCGGAACGCGGCACCAGCAGCACCGAGCCGGGGGCGTGCGCGACGGCGGCCTGTGCGCCGGCCGGTCTGGCGGGCCGATCGGGCCTTAGGTCCTGCCCAGAGAGGACGGAGAGCCGCAGCGCGGGAGCCCGCCCGGAGGGCAGCGTCCGCAGTGACACAGGGACATCGGGGAGGGCGAGATGAGTACTCACCACACACGGTCGGTCGTTGTCGGGGTGGACGGCTCGGACTCGGCACTGCAGGCGGTGCGGTGGGCGGCATCGGAGGCGGTACGGCGCAATCGCCCGCTGCGGCTGGTCGCGGCCGTTCCGTGGATGACCTACCAGCCCATCGGGATGCCGCCGGGCGGGAAGGAGTACGACCGGCAGCTGATGGTGAAGAGGGCGCACGAATTCCTCGATGCCGCGGCGATCGAGGCCTCGGCGGCCGAGGCGACCGCCGAGGTGGACCGCGAGGTCGCGGGCGGCGAAGCAGTCCCCGCTCTCGCGCGCGAGGCCGAGGACGCGGAGCTCCTCGTCCTGGGGTCGAGGGGGCACGGCGGCTTCGCGGGCCTGCTCCTCGGCTCGGTCGGGGTGTCGATGGCGGCACAGGCCGCATGCCCGGTCGTCATCGTCCGCGAAGGCGGGCCGCACGACGAGCAGGACGCCCCCGTCGTCGTCGGGGTGGACGGCCCGCCCGGCGGTGACGCAGCGCTGGCGTTCGCGTTCGACGAGGCGTCGCGGCTCGGGGCACCGCTCGTCGCGATGCACGCGTGGAGCGACGCCGCGCTCGACCCGTTCCTCGTGCCCTACCTGGACTGGACCGCGATCGAGGCCGACGAGCACCGCACGCTCGCCCAGCGGCTGTCCGGGTGGACGGCGAAGTACCCCGAGGTCGAGGTCCGGCGCCAGGTGATCCGCGACGGCGCCGCCGGCGCGCTCACCCGGCTCTCGGAGGGGGCCTGCCTGGTGGTCGTCGGCTCCCGGGGCCGTGGCGGCGTGACCGGGTTGCTGCTCGGTTCGGTGAGCCAGGCGGTGCTGCACCACGCCGCGTGCCCGGTGGCGGTCGTCCGGGCCGAGCCGAAGGTGGCGGAGTGACCGCCGGAACGGTCACCCGCTGGGCACGCCCGCTCTCCGCTGTCCCTCGCTGCGACGCCGACACGGTCGGGACCAAGCGGCCGACCTCGGCGAGACGGCTGGACCTGCCGGTTCCGGCTGGCTTCGTCCTGACCGTGGCGGCCTACCTCGACTCGATGGACGCCGCCAAGGTCAGGACGGAGCTTGCTCGGTTGCACGCCCTGGCACTTGCTGCCGCCGGCCGGTCCGGGGGCGAACCCGAGCTGGCAGACCTGTGCACCGAGATGCGCGACGTGGTGCGGAAGGCCGGGGCCTCGCCCGAGGTGGTGGAGGAGATCCACGCCGCGTACCGGGACCTGGGCATCGAGGAGCGGCGGCTGCTGCGCGCGTCACAGCGGGACACCCCAGGTGACGGCCACCCGGACCGGCGAGGTCACCACCCACCGAGGCCGGCTCGTCGCGGCCGCCGAGTTGCTGGTGACGCTGGCGGCGCTCTACGGCGGGGTCGGGCTGATCGCGGACAACGCCATCGGGATGGGCGACGACTGGCTGGCGGGTACACCGTTCACGTCGTGGATGTGGCCGGGGATACTGCTGCTCCTGGTGGTGGCCGCCCCGATGGCGGTCGCCGCCGTGCTGGAGCTGGGCGGTTCGAGGTGGGCCATGACGGCGTCGGTCCTGGCCGGGGCGGCCCAGATCGGCTGGATCGGCGCGCAGTTGCTGGTCATGCAGCGCTACCACGTCCTACAGCCGATCATGCTCGGGTTCGGCTTGCTGGTGGTGCTGATGGCGCTGTGGACCCACCGCCGCACACCCCTGGGACCGGAGAGGCTCCCGAGCCCGTAGAAGGTCCTGTGCCGAAAGCGACCACGGGATCCGGCGGCGACGGAATTCGTCGCCGCCGCCCTTCGTGCTCGGGAACCGTGCTCAGCGGGCCGCAGCCACCACGCTTCGCGCGAGGCTGAAGGTGGGCCGGGACCCGGCGGCGGACCACCAACACCGGGCAGCGCGTCGTCCGGAGGAGGCGGTCGACAGGTGAACTCCCGCGCGCAGGGGCACCGACCACCAGCAGCTGCCCACCGGTCGAGAGCGCCGCCAGGAGCAGCGCGGCGTCGTCCCGCACGACCAGTGGACGCAGGTCGACCTGTGGGTGGGCCCGGCGCACAGGCTCGAGGACGCGTTCGAGTTCGGCCTGCACGGGGCGCTCCGCGACGGTCCACCGGGCGAGGTTCTCCGGTCGGACCCGCCCGAGCGTCACCTGCAGGTCCGACCAGGCCCGGACCGCCCACAGGGGCACCCGGCGATCGGCGGCGATCGCGGCCGCCGCCGCCGGCACCGCGACGTCCGTCTCCGGCCCGACACCGACGAAGACAGGCCCGGAGGGGCGCGGGTCGCACGGGACCACGGCGACCGGGCACCCGGCTACCGTGAGGACCGACGCCGCGAGGTCGGCGTCGGGCAACACCAGCAGGGCGGCGCCCCGGGCCAGGGCGAGTAGCTCCCGGACGACCGATGAGCCGATCCGGGCGATCCGAACCGGCGTCACACCGGCGGCCTCCGGCCCCGGGTCGTCGGTGCCCGCGGGGAGCGCGACGACGAGCGGAAGCCCTCGGCGCTCGGCCTCGGCCGCGGCCCAAGCCACCGCGCTCCGGGCCCCGGCCGTCGCGAGCGCGACGACTGCGTTCTCGGTCCAGCCGGCCGCGGCGTCGTGCGCAACGGCAGCCCTCTCTCGGGTCTCATCCACCCCACCACGGTCGGCCCCTGGCGAGCCGCACGGTAGGGCCGTCGGTCCCGGACCGGTCCGGCCGGCGGACCGTTCACCGCGTTCGGGACTGGGACGTCGGCCCGCCGCAACCGGGCCATCCGGCCCTGGGGCCGCGGCTCCCATGCCCGTCCTCTCCTGATGCCGTCATCCTGCTGACAGTGGCCACATCATGAGGTCCGCCCGCACCCCGAGCAAAATTCCTCAAGATTGCCCCGTTAGCCCGGCGAGCGACGATCACGGGGCATCGTGTGTCTCCGGGACCCCGGCAGCTTCACCTGCGACGCGGATGACGCAGATCACCCACGTCAACCCCAAGGTGCCACAGCCGGACTCAGAGCACAGGTCCTTCAGCCCCTCACGCCGGGGGCCGTCCGCCACTGTGCTGGAACCGCTGCCGGCGTTCCAATGGCATCTCGGCAACGACACGGAGGAGCACATGATCGAGAAGCTGGCGGATCTCCCCGACGGGGTGATCGGGCTGCGAGTCGGCGGCCGCCTCACCGCGAAGGACTACGACGACGTCATCGCACCGATGGTCGACGACGCCGTGCGAGAAGGCGGACGGCTGCGCTGCCTGGTCGAGATCGACCAGGACTTCACCGGCCTGACGCCGCCCGCCGTCGTTGACGACGTCCGGCTCGGGTTCCACACCTTCGCAGCGGTCGACGGCGTCGCCGTCGTCGCCGCCTCCGGCTGGGCGGTGACGGCCACTCG is a window of Pseudonocardia sp. T1-2H DNA encoding:
- a CDS encoding universal stress protein — translated: MQIPSHPATAPGRPVLVGTDGSAAAGLAVRWAAEEAQLRGCTLLIVCALQTAPGGPPLVAHSLLDVAVTIARTAAPDVAIKTRAVIGRPTPVLSRLAPDVQLTVVGHRGSGGRPSIALGSTAATLSRSATGPVAVVRFAPGRPVPDRDRPIVVAVDGTPQSRHVVEAAAQLAERRGAMLHAVYVWPERLPDVLRRLGRGEREPGREASERLLAECLAGLAADHPDLPVRESVVRGHPAWALLELSDSAQLVVLGPHSPGARACGLTLVQAASCPVLVLPVPETSAEPGRCLTTPGGGAGR
- a CDS encoding universal stress protein translates to MSTHHTRSVVVGVDGSDSALQAVRWAASEAVRRNRPLRLVAAVPWMTYQPIGMPPGGKEYDRQLMVKRAHEFLDAAAIEASAAEATAEVDREVAGGEAVPALAREAEDAELLVLGSRGHGGFAGLLLGSVGVSMAAQAACPVVIVREGGPHDEQDAPVVVGVDGPPGGDAALAFAFDEASRLGAPLVAMHAWSDAALDPFLVPYLDWTAIEADEHRTLAQRLSGWTAKYPEVEVRRQVIRDGAAGALTRLSEGACLVVVGSRGRGGVTGLLLGSVSQAVLHHAACPVAVVRAEPKVAE